CACGGGGTCGCCCGGCGAAGCCGGACCGCCCGCACCGCGAGGACCGGCGCCAGCAGGAGGAGGAAAAACAGCCGGAGAAGTGCCATGGGACCGACACTAACCACCAGCACCGACAGAATCGGCGCACCGCACGGAGTTGTCCACAGGCCCGCGCAGTTGTGGACAACTGAAGCTCCGCAGCACCCGGGCGGCGACTCCGGCGAAGCCTCCCGCCATCACCTGTCCGAACCCCGCCGATGGGGCCAATCTCAGACAAAAGGCCTGATGAGGGCCGATTTTGAGGTGGTCCCCGACAGGCGATGTCACGGCACGTGTGTCACCAGCTGCAGACACCGCAGGCCTCACCAGCCGCAACGGCACTCGGTGCCGGAGCCTGTGGACAAGAGCCCGCTCCACCAGCCCGGACAACCAGGTCGGGCACCCCTCCAGCACGACAGGTGCGTCAGCGAGCCGACCGGCACCGGGTGTCAACGGGACCGGGGCAGCGAACCTCCGGAGGACCGAAGTGTCGGCAACGGAGGACAGCGTCCATCCGCGAATGCCGCGCCGACCTCGGAGCGACCGATGTCAGCACCCCGCATCTGTCACCGTCCGTGAACACTGGCCGGCATTGAGATCAGCAACAGGCACGCATTGATCGATAATGCGCCCCAGCCCGGGTTCAACGGCTGCAGGTAGGAACCGACAAGAATCCCACGCCGAGCGCGAGAAGCAAACCGATAAAGCCCCACCCGGATCAGCAACGACGGATACGGCCGCGGCAGGCACCAAATACGACACCTTCGCCAGGGAACCAAGATGAACATGGTTGTCAATAACAGCGACAACCGGTTCATCTCGAATGCAAGCGAACGACCGCGGGCTGCACCGAATACCCACGACGCCCGCCGCACAGGCAGATCTGCCACCAGCCGAGAACACGAGCCTCGGCAACCCCCACCACGGCACTCACCAAGAGCCCGGCAGCGAACCTGCAACCGGATCAAGCCACGGCGGCCCTAGGACGGACGGCTCTCCCGATGCTCAAGCCAACGCTTGAAGAGATCATCGACCTCTTTCAGCACGAAGGCCAGGAAGTCGCGCATATCAGCGACCCGTTTCCCCGCCGGGGAGTCCGCGCCGAGCGCTTCGATGCCTTCCTCGGTCGCTTCGTGCCACAGCGTCAGCATGCGGTCGCGCTTGAGGAACGTGGCGTACCAGAGGTCGTCGTACAGGCGATAGTGGTCGCGGCGCTCGCCGGGCTCGCGGGCCTTCGTCACCATGCCGACCTGTTCCAGATACCGGACCGCGCCGGAGATCGCGGCCGGGCTCACGGCCAGCTGCTCGGCCAGCTCACCCGCGGTCAGCTGGGCCTCGTCGGTCGTCATGAGCGCCGCGAACACCCGCGCGGCCATCCGTTGCATGCCGACCTGGGTCAGGACCAGTGCGAGGCTTTCAACGTAGCGGCGGACGGCCTCGTCGTCGCGTTCGGTCGTCATCAGCCCATCCTTTCCTACCCCCGACCGAAGTCCACTCTATCAAGACATTTTCTTAACTTCACAACTTTGTGAAGCGAGCGTACCTTCCTGACCATGGGAAACGTCATTTCGGTCACCGGCCTGCGCAAGGCGTTCGGCCGGGTGCAGGCCCTCGATGGCCTCGATCTTCAGGTTCCGGCCGGGGAAGTCCACGGGTTCCTCGGCCCGAACGGCGCCGGCAAGTCGACCACCGTCCGGGTCCTGCTCGGGCTGCTGCGGGCCGACGCCGGCGAGGTCCGCCTGCTCGGCGGCGATCCGTGGCGGGACGCGGCGAGCCTGCACCACCGCCTGGCCTACGTGCCCGGCGACGTCACCCTGTGGCCCACCCTGTCCGGCGGCGAGGTGATCGACCTGCTCGGCAGGCTCCGCGGCGGGCTGGACCAGCGCCGGCGTGCGGACCTGATCGAACGGTTCGACCTCGACCCCCGGAAGAAGGGCCGCACCTATTCCAAGGGCAACCGGCAGAAGGTCGCCATCGTGGCCGCCCTCGCGTCCACTGTGGACCTGCTGCTGCTCGACGAGCCCACCTCCGGCCTCGATCCGCTGATGGAGGCCACCTTCCAGGAGGTCATCCAGGAGGAACGCGCACAGGGCCGCACGGTGCTGCTGTCCAGCCACATCCTCGCCGAGGTCGAGGCGCTGTGCGACAAGGTGAGCATCATCCGCAACGGCCGCACGGTCGAATCGGGCACGCTCGCGCAGCTACGCCACCTCACCCGTACCTCGATCACCGCGGAGCTGGCCGGGCCGCCGAACGGGCTCGCCGGCCTCGCCGATGTGCACGACCTGCGGGTGACCGGCAACCGCGTCCGCTTCGACGTGGAAACCCGTGCCCTGGACAAGGCGCTGGACCAGCTGACCCGGATCGGCGTGCGCAGCCTGGAAAGCCGTCCCCCGACGCTGGAGGAACTCTTCCTGCGGCACTACTCCGACGAACTCGGCGCGGCGAAATGAACGGCACCGGCACGCTGCTGCGGCTGGCGCTCCGCCGCGACCGGCTGGTGCTGGCGATCTGGATCGTGCTGCTCAGCATCGTCCCGGCCGCCACCGCCGGCAGCTACGACCAGTTCTACCCGACCGCGGCGAGCCGGGCCGGACTCGCGGCCGGTGCTGTCGCGAACCCGTCGTTCGCCCTGCTCTACGGGCCCGCGTTCGACCTGACCACGGCGGGCGGGTTCATCGCCTGGCGGATGGGCGGGCTCCTGGCCCTGCTGACCGGCCTGATGGCGGTCTTCACGCTCACCCGGCACACCCGTGCCGAGGAGGATTCCGGACGGGCCGAACTGCTGGCGTCCGCGGTGGTCGGCCGGTACGCGCTGCTCACCTCCGCGGTCCTCGTGACCGGCGGGGCGAGCGTGCTGATCGGCTTGCTCCAGGCAGGCACCATGATCGCGGCGAAACTACCCGTCGCGGGTTCGTTCGCGCTGGGCGCGAGCACCGCGCTGAGCGGCCTGGTCTTCACCGCCGTGGCCGCAGTCGCGGTCCAGCTCGCCGAGTATTCCCGCACTGCCAACGGAATCGGCACCGCGGCCGTCGGTATCGCATTCCTGTTGCGCGGTGCCGGCGACTCGGCCACCAACGCGCATTGGCTGTCGTGGCTCTCACCGCTCGGCTGGGCACAACAGG
This Amycolatopsis sulphurea DNA region includes the following protein-coding sequences:
- a CDS encoding GbsR/MarR family transcriptional regulator, yielding MTTERDDEAVRRYVESLALVLTQVGMQRMAARVFAALMTTDEAQLTAGELAEQLAVSPAAISGAVRYLEQVGMVTKAREPGERRDHYRLYDDLWYATFLKRDRMLTLWHEATEEGIEALGADSPAGKRVADMRDFLAFVLKEVDDLFKRWLEHRESRPS
- a CDS encoding ABC transporter ATP-binding protein; protein product: MGNVISVTGLRKAFGRVQALDGLDLQVPAGEVHGFLGPNGAGKSTTVRVLLGLLRADAGEVRLLGGDPWRDAASLHHRLAYVPGDVTLWPTLSGGEVIDLLGRLRGGLDQRRRADLIERFDLDPRKKGRTYSKGNRQKVAIVAALASTVDLLLLDEPTSGLDPLMEATFQEVIQEERAQGRTVLLSSHILAEVEALCDKVSIIRNGRTVESGTLAQLRHLTRTSITAELAGPPNGLAGLADVHDLRVTGNRVRFDVETRALDKALDQLTRIGVRSLESRPPTLEELFLRHYSDELGAAK